Proteins co-encoded in one Helicoverpa zea isolate HzStark_Cry1AcR chromosome 30, ilHelZeax1.1, whole genome shotgun sequence genomic window:
- the LOC124644380 gene encoding titin-like — MGLYKLNTCYSIFVTVNTYVLLAADMADFRSIAKKFGPSNLADQIEDLVQDKFGDDRDEQSDRTAEYSDDGQSQSQIVQSYEVTTERPNYNFQTDPQPKPFRSQNRYKLKSAPAIHSLVAASPIVPPGLNLDEIVERVKQKLQEELLNRKPDVQDVLRDQNVNAQMVNTAQPAPVQKLPPPPRPPVKKVKNVFKLTGADSPAQLPIYETPVNVAKEEQYETTYEEHDNKFVPGLDIQGQPVTPDTVKKVKFLRPEQGIMKKLRFVKKVAMPAKPIQRQPVAQVPQIPHIQEPKLVQQKKVLQKQRQRLTAQKPMKKKRRIRVSGPTTPQTQPQNAAANAAENENMGVSPAPGIFEAVDLIKSNDSYEDYVTPEKEEAFESDGADTAPTVPTAVIAQKFKVTPTIPTKATFAIEMEPLAEDIETPPNEEVEEYADESPETTTIEPKAKTESISFEEGEVDPNATTIAEVTVKGQTTKKIKMGTMIPTREYYKQSSPNYYAKLPTIAEKYNFQEPIPEADRVPENLKPIGSPPSSINGKVILI, encoded by the coding sequence GTTACTCCATATTCGTTACGGTGAACACCTATGTTCTTCTCGCAGCTGACATGGCTGATTTCCGAAGCATAGCAAAAAAATTCGGCCCCTCCAACTTGGCTGATCAAATCGAAGATTTAGTTCAGGACAAATTCGGAGACGACCGTGATGAACAGTCAGACAGAACAGCTGAATATTCTGACGACGGACAATCACAAAGTCAGATTGTTCAGTCTTATGAAGTCACTACAGAAAGACCGAATTATAATTTTCAGACAGACCCACAACCGAAGCCTTTTCGTAGTCAGAACCGATATAAATTGAAAAGTGCACCTGCGATACATTCCCTAGTTGCTGCATCCCCGATAGTACCACCAGGCTTGAATTTAGAtgaaatcgttgaaagagtgaAGCAAAAACTTCAAGAAGAGCTGCTCAACCGCAAGCCCGATGTTCAAGATGTTTTAAGAGATCAGAATGTCAATGCACAAATGGTAAACACAGCACAGCCTGCACCGGTACAGAAACTGCCCCCACCACCACGGCCACCTGTCAAAAAAGTGAAGAACGTCTTTAAACTAACTGGAGCTGACAGTCCGGCACAGCTGCCAATCTATGAAACACCAGTTAACGTAGCTAAAGAAGAACAATACGAGACTACTTACGAAGAACATGACAATAAATTTGTACCAGGACTCGATATTCAAGGCCAACCAGTAACACCAGATACAGTAAAAAAGGTTAAGTTCCTCAGACCAGAGCAAGGAATTATGAAGAAATTGAGGTTTGTGAAAAAAGTCGCGATGCCAGCGAAGCCGATACAAAGGCAGCCTGTAGCACAAGTACCACAGATACCACATATACAAGAACCAAAATTAGTACAACAGAAGAAGGTGTTACAGAAACAGAGGCAGAGACTAACAGCGCAGAAACCAATGAAAAAGAAACGACGAATCCGTGTTTCGGGACCAACAACCCCACAAACGCAGCCTCAAAACGCAGCTGCAAATGCGGCTGAAAATGAAAACATGGGAGTTTCACCAGCCCCAGGTATATTCGAAGCTGTAGATTTAATCAAATCTAATGACAGCTACGAAGATTACGTCACACCGGAGAAGGAAGAAGCTTTTGAGAGCGATGGTGCGGACACTGCTCCTACAGTACCAACAGCAGTAATCGCTCAGAAATTTAAAGTAACACCGACTATTCCAACTAAAGCTACATTTGCTATAGAAATGGAACCACTAGCTGAAGACATAGAAACTCCACCGAATGAAGAAGTTGAGGAATACGCGGATGAATCACCAGAAACGACCACTATAGAGCCTAAAGCTAAAACTGAAAGCATATCGTTTGAAGAAGGTGAAGTGGACCCTAACGCAACGACAATTGCAGAGGTCACTGTAAAGGGTCAGACTACGAAAAAGATTAAAATGGGTACAATGATACCTACAAGAGAGTATTATAAGCAAAGCAGTCCTAATTATTATGCGAAATTGCCGACAATTGCTGAGAAATATAATTTCCAAGAGCCGATACCAGAGGCGGATAGGGTGCCTGAAAATTTGAAGCCTATAGGAAGTCCTCCTTCAAGTATTAACGGGAAAGTTATACTTATTTAG